In Acidobacteriota bacterium, the sequence CCGTCCCGCGGCGCAGGTCGAGGAGGGGTTGTATCGGGCGTTGCTCGACGTCCTGCCTCGGCTGCTCGTCGACATCGATGAATACCGATCGCTGTGGGGCGCTGAGGACGCGGCGCTCACGAACACGGAGGACCTCTTTGACGCCGGCCGGATCACTATCGAAGAGCAGCCGGAGCTGGACTTGGCCGTCGTGCGGGGGCCGGCCGTCGGCGAGTGGCATCCGATGGCGGTGCATACCCGCACGGCGGCCACGCGGCTGCTGCTGGTCCACAACGCGCGCGTGGAGTTCCGCTACCGCTACGAGAGCTGGGTCCAGATGGCTTCGCGTCGGCCGGCGCTGCGCGTCGACCTGACTGCGCTGGCCGGCGAGCTGACCCGCGCGGACGGATCCGACGGCCGATGGCGCTTCGAGGGGGTCGAGCACATCACCCCGCGAATGTACCGGGAGGGCGGTGCGTCGGTCCTGACGCCCGAGGACATCCGGCGCCGGCTGGAGGCGGCGCTGCGGGCCGGCGCACCGGCGTGGAATCCGTACGGGTGAAGGGCGGCGCCACGCCGGGTGCCGCAGCGGTTCCGCACCGTGCTGGAGCGCGAGCAGGGTAGTGTCGGCCGCGGCGTGTGCCGATCCAGCGCCGACCGGCCGGTCCGATCTGTTCCGCACGTGGGCGAACGAAACCGATATGCTGAGGCGATGTTAGCCAAGTCAGAGATCCAGAGAGAGGCACTCAATCTCTCGGCACAGGAGCGCATCGAGCTCGTGGTCGAACTCTGGGACAGTCTGGCGCCGGGGGAGATTCCGGTCCCCGATTGGCAGCGGGACCTGATTCGTGACCGCCTGGCAGCCCTGGAGGGTGTGCTGCCGGAAGAGCGTTCGGTGCCCTGGGACGCGGTGCGCAAGCGGATCTTCTCCGACAAGACGTGACTGCCCGTTCGGCTGACGTCTGCTGCGGTGCAGGATCTGGCACTCGCCGAACGGTGGCATCTCGACGAGGCGCCCCACGTGCTGGCGTCGTTCGAGGAAGAAATCGAAAGACTCTCAGCCTGATCTCGGAACGACCGGAGCTGTACCAGACCGTAGAGTCGACCGTCCGCCGCGCTTCGGTGCGGAAGTTCCCGTTCTCGGTCTTCTACCGGATTCTCCCCGACTGGATCGCAGTCATCGCCGTCGTGCACCAATCGCGAGACCCGAGGACATGGCGACGCCGAGCCTGAGTGTCGAGCGCGACAACCAGGAATACGTCCGACCGGAGCACTCTCACCGAACACCTGGGCCAATAGGCGTTCGACTCGTACCTCTGGGGCGCGGCCAACCTCGTGCGCGGTCTGATCGACGGCGGCGACCACAAAGGTGTACGTCTTCCGGTTACTCTTTCTTCAAGCGCCTCGTGTCTGTCGATCAGCAGAGCGACCGAATTGCGGACATGGATGCGCACACATTGAAGGCGATCTACGGGGCCAGTTGAGAGGATCTCATGCCTCCGGTCCACGCGCGTGGGCCAGAGGGCGACGGAGTGCATGCTACGGATCTCGGGATCATGCCGGCACGTATCTGATCGTGCTCCGAGGTACCAGTCTCTGGCACGTGCGCTAGAATCCGCCCGACCGTGACGACGCGGTCAGTGACCAAAGCGCCGCCGTGCACTGGGCCGCCGGAACGCGGCATGACGCCGTCGGCGACGTCAGCTCCTTTGGATTCGGGGGTGCGGGCGGTACAACCGGTGGGCGAGTGCGGACCGGCGCTCGGTCGATTCGCCTGAGACAGATGGATCCCAAGTTTTTCGAGCAACCGATCCTGAACTCGCCGTACGAGTACCCGTCGCGCCACTGGGAGCTCGACGGGACCGGCCAGCCGACGAACAAGATCCGCGACGAACGTCGCAAGGTCGCGTTCATCACGCGTCCGGCACGCCTACTTTCTCGGCGCGAAGGACCCCTACAAGGCGCTGAAGACGACGCTGAAGGCCGAGATCGACGCCGACGCGTGGGCATCGCTCCACAGCGACATCTTGCGTCCGTTCGACCGCCCCGACTCGGGCCGCATCGCCGTCAAGGTCATCAACCACCTCGGCGACGAGGTGATGAA encodes:
- a CDS encoding addiction module protein, yielding MPQRFRTVLEREQGSVGRGVCRSSADRPVRSVPHVGERNRYAEAMLAKSEIQREALNLSAQERIELVVELWDSLAPGEIPVPDWQRDLIRDRLAALEGVLPEERSVPWDAVRKRIFSDKT